One window of the Candidatus Izemoplasmatales bacterium genome contains the following:
- the uvrA gene encoding excinuclease ABC subunit UvrA, with amino-acid sequence MDGQIVIKGARENNLKAIDLTLPKNKLIVMTGLSGSGKTSLAFDTIYEEGRRRYVESLSAYARQFLGNMEKPDVDSIEGLSPAISIDQKTTSNNPRSTVGTVTEIYDYLRLLYARIGRPYCPEHGIEISRQTIQEMTNRILEHDGARVAVLSPVVRGKKGAQEKVLTDLRKDGFTRIRLNGEYRDLDEEIELEKTKRYDIEVVIDRVVVKEGVRSRLYDSIETACKRSEGLMIAIVDDVEMLFSENYSCPYCGFTIPKLEPRLFSFNSPFGACPDCSGLGFKRKIDTHLLVPDESLSLSGGVLDKYANTESIYFQMVAQAAKAHGIDLDKPFSELTEEQRHVIFFGSDKVIHYKFLSKSSEFEHNQKKTFEGVVNSLERRYVETTSRMIRDWIETMMNDIPCERCGGKRLSEEALSVRIDGKNIHEVSTMTVQNHLAHIDGFHLSERDHEIARPILREIKTRLSFLANVGLEYLSLSRSAGTLSGGESQRIRLATQIGSRLTGVLYVLDEPSIGLHQRDNRRLIDTMRDMRDIGNTMIVVEHDMEMIGSADFVVDIGPGAGIHGGEVMFAGTPDEMMKCPKSITGKYLSGELAIPVPATRRKAERGFVTIRGARQNNLKNIDVSIPVGLFTVVTGVSGSGKSSLVNEVLYKGLANRITRRNEIAGVCDAIDGYEVFDKIIDIDQSAIGRTPRSNPATYTGVFDDIRDLFSMTNEAKTRGYDKSRFSFNVKGGRCEQCGGDGVIKIEMHFMPDIYVTCDQCHGKRYNQETLDVKYKGKSIADVLEMTIEDAVPFFQNIPKIHTRLKTINDVGLGYIKLGQSSVTLSGGEAQRVKLASELYKRITDKSIYILDEPTTGLHSHDIVNLLKVLQDIVDAGATVVVIEHNLDVIKVADHLIDLGPEGGDRGGEIIVVGTPEEVAATPRSYTGQYLKKILAGGN; translated from the coding sequence GTGGACGGACAGATCGTCATCAAAGGCGCTCGCGAGAACAATCTCAAGGCGATCGATCTCACGCTTCCCAAGAACAAGCTCATCGTCATGACGGGTCTTTCCGGTTCCGGGAAGACCAGTCTGGCGTTCGATACGATCTACGAGGAAGGCCGACGCCGCTACGTCGAGTCGCTTTCGGCGTACGCCCGCCAGTTCCTCGGAAACATGGAGAAGCCCGACGTCGACTCGATCGAGGGTCTTTCGCCGGCGATCTCGATCGACCAGAAGACGACCTCGAACAACCCGCGTTCGACGGTCGGCACGGTCACCGAGATCTACGACTACCTGCGTCTCCTCTACGCCCGCATCGGCCGCCCCTATTGCCCGGAGCACGGCATCGAGATCTCGCGCCAGACGATCCAGGAGATGACCAACCGGATCCTCGAGCACGACGGCGCCAGGGTCGCCGTTCTTTCGCCTGTGGTCCGCGGGAAGAAGGGCGCGCAGGAAAAGGTTCTCACCGACCTGCGCAAGGACGGGTTCACCCGGATCCGCCTGAACGGCGAATACCGCGACCTCGACGAGGAGATCGAACTCGAGAAGACGAAGCGCTACGACATCGAGGTCGTGATCGACCGCGTCGTCGTCAAGGAGGGTGTGCGGTCGCGCCTGTACGATTCGATCGAGACCGCATGCAAGCGTTCCGAAGGCCTGATGATCGCGATCGTCGACGACGTCGAGATGCTCTTCTCGGAAAACTACAGCTGCCCGTACTGCGGCTTCACGATCCCGAAACTCGAACCGCGGCTGTTTTCGTTCAACTCGCCCTTCGGGGCTTGCCCCGACTGCTCGGGGCTCGGCTTCAAGCGCAAGATCGATACCCACCTGCTCGTCCCGGACGAATCGCTCTCGCTTTCCGGCGGTGTCCTCGACAAGTACGCGAATACCGAATCGATCTATTTCCAGATGGTCGCCCAGGCCGCCAAGGCGCACGGCATCGATCTCGACAAGCCGTTCTCCGAACTGACCGAAGAGCAGCGCCACGTCATCTTCTTCGGTTCCGACAAGGTGATCCACTACAAGTTCCTTTCGAAGTCCTCCGAATTCGAGCACAACCAGAAGAAGACCTTCGAGGGCGTCGTGAACAGCCTCGAGCGCCGCTACGTGGAGACAACGTCGCGGATGATCCGCGACTGGATCGAGACGATGATGAACGACATCCCCTGCGAACGCTGCGGCGGGAAGCGCCTCTCCGAAGAGGCCCTGTCGGTGCGCATCGACGGGAAGAACATCCACGAGGTCTCGACGATGACGGTACAGAACCATCTCGCCCACATCGACGGCTTCCACCTTTCCGAGCGCGACCACGAGATCGCCCGACCGATCCTGCGCGAGATCAAGACCCGACTTTCGTTCCTCGCCAACGTCGGCCTCGAATACCTCTCGCTGTCCCGGTCGGCCGGGACGCTTTCCGGCGGCGAATCGCAGCGGATCCGGCTCGCGACCCAGATCGGCTCGCGCCTCACGGGCGTGCTCTACGTCCTCGACGAACCGTCGATCGGCCTCCATCAGCGCGACAACCGCCGCCTGATCGACACGATGCGGGACATGCGCGACATCGGGAACACGATGATCGTCGTCGAGCACGACATGGAGATGATCGGCTCCGCCGACTTCGTCGTCGACATCGGCCCCGGCGCCGGCATCCACGGCGGCGAGGTGATGTTCGCCGGGACTCCCGACGAGATGATGAAATGTCCAAAGTCGATCACCGGGAAGTATCTCTCCGGCGAGCTCGCGATCCCCGTCCCGGCGACGCGCCGGAAGGCGGAGCGCGGGTTCGTGACGATCCGCGGCGCCCGCCAGAACAACCTGAAGAACATCGACGTGTCGATTCCCGTCGGGCTCTTCACGGTCGTCACCGGTGTCTCCGGATCGGGCAAGTCGTCGCTCGTGAACGAAGTCCTGTACAAGGGGCTCGCCAACCGCATCACCCGCCGCAACGAGATCGCCGGCGTGTGCGACGCGATCGACGGCTACGAGGTCTTCGACAAGATCATCGACATCGACCAGTCGGCGATCGGACGCACGCCGCGCTCCAATCCCGCCACCTATACCGGCGTCTTCGACGACATCCGCGACCTCTTCTCGATGACCAACGAAGCGAAGACGCGCGGCTACGACAAGAGCCGCTTCTCCTTCAACGTCAAGGGCGGCCGCTGCGAACAGTGCGGCGGCGACGGCGTGATCAAGATCGAGATGCACTTCATGCCGGACATCTATGTCACCTGCGACCAGTGTCATGGCAAGCGCTACAACCAGGAGACGCTCGACGTCAAGTACAAGGGCAAGTCGATCGCCGACGTCCTCGAGATGACGATCGAGGACGCGGTGCCGTTCTTCCAGAACATCCCGAAGATCCACACGCGCCTGAAGACGATCAACGACGTCGGTCTCGGCTACATCAAGCTCGGCCAGTCGTCGGTGACGCTCTCGGGCGGCGAGGCGCAGCGCGTCAAGCTCGCGAGCGAACTGTACAAGCGGATCACCGACAAGTCGATCTACATCCTCGACGAACCGACCACCGGCCTTCACTCGCACGACATCGTCAACCTCCTGAAGGTGCTTCAGGACATCGTCGACGCCGGCGCCACGGTCGTCGTGATCGAGCACAACCTCGACGTGATCAAGGTCGCCGACCATCTGATCGACCTCGGTCCCGAAGGCGGCGACCGCGGCGGCGAAATCATCGTCGTCGGCACCCCGGAGGAAGTCGCGGCGACCCCGCGGAGCTACACCGGACAGTATCTGAAGAAGATCCTGGCGGGAGGGAACTGA
- a CDS encoding holo-ACP synthase translates to MIRGIGVDIAAVARFRAIDPAHILSPGELELYAAFGIPERRAEFLAGRFAVKEAIIKAAPTGLSIRSITAIHVGNDVNGRPYLASGQFPEDRVWLSISHEGDYAVGLCVIESK, encoded by the coding sequence ATGATCCGCGGCATCGGCGTCGACATCGCCGCCGTCGCGCGGTTCCGCGCGATCGATCCCGCCCACATCCTGTCACCCGGGGAACTGGAACTCTACGCCGCGTTCGGAATCCCGGAGAGGCGCGCCGAGTTCCTCGCCGGCCGCTTCGCCGTCAAAGAGGCCATCATCAAGGCCGCCCCGACCGGACTCTCGATCCGATCCATCACCGCGATCCATGTCGGAAACGACGTGAACGGCCGCCCCTACCTCGCGTCCGGACAGTTTCCCGAAGACCGGGTATGGCTCTCGATCTCGCACGAGGGGGACTACGCCGTCGGTCTTTGCGTGATCGAATCGAAGTGA
- a CDS encoding FAD-dependent oxidoreductase — protein sequence MVRCELLIVGCGPAGMMAAIYAKRADKDVVVLDRSTPGGRVLSTYQVDNYLGFGRVSAEELVAKMVTHLRDLGIEDRYGKVLSIRQEEQGFRITTDADEYLCDAVIVATGTKSKTLGVTNESAFVGKGLSYCAVCDGIFFKDKDVVVIGGGDSALEESNYLSRIARSVTIVHDLPELTAAAGLAARVRRNPAIAILTETAVTGFVGARLLEGVAIRDRRTGAERVLPAQGAFVYVGNLPETGYLSGTGAVGADGFIAVDRDMKTKVPGLFAAGDVTKKDFRLIATAISDGAIAALSAVKYLDDLRKTEG from the coding sequence ATGGTCCGCTGCGAACTTCTGATCGTCGGCTGCGGTCCCGCCGGAATGATGGCGGCGATCTACGCCAAACGCGCCGACAAGGACGTCGTCGTGCTCGACCGCTCGACCCCGGGCGGCCGCGTGCTTTCCACCTACCAGGTCGACAACTACCTCGGCTTCGGCCGCGTCTCGGCCGAGGAACTCGTCGCCAAGATGGTCACGCATCTGCGCGACCTCGGGATCGAGGACCGCTACGGAAAGGTCCTCTCGATCCGGCAGGAGGAGCAGGGATTCCGAATCACGACGGACGCCGACGAATATCTGTGCGACGCCGTGATCGTCGCCACCGGCACGAAGTCGAAGACGCTCGGAGTCACGAACGAATCCGCCTTCGTCGGGAAGGGTCTCTCCTACTGCGCCGTCTGCGACGGCATCTTCTTCAAGGACAAGGACGTCGTCGTCATCGGCGGCGGCGACTCTGCTCTCGAAGAGAGTAACTACCTCTCCCGCATCGCCCGCTCGGTGACGATCGTCCACGACCTCCCCGAACTCACCGCCGCGGCCGGACTCGCCGCGCGCGTTCGCCGCAACCCGGCGATCGCGATCCTGACGGAGACGGCCGTGACCGGGTTCGTCGGCGCGCGTCTGCTCGAAGGCGTCGCGATCCGCGACAGGCGCACCGGCGCGGAGCGCGTGCTGCCCGCCCAGGGGGCGTTCGTGTACGTCGGGAATCTTCCCGAGACGGGATATCTGTCCGGCACCGGCGCCGTCGGCGCGGACGGGTTCATCGCCGTCGACCGGGACATGAAGACGAAGGTTCCCGGCCTCTTCGCCGCCGGCGACGTCACGAAGAAGGATTTCCGCCTGATCGCGACCGCGATCTCGGACGGAGCGATCGCCGCCCTGTCGGCGGTCAAGTATCTCGACGATCTCAGAAAAACGGAGGGATGA
- the whiA gene encoding DNA-binding protein WhiA: MSFTADVKAELANARDSACCARAELSALLAVGGAVELRRTGLALTFQTTNNAVVRKFLKLLKERYKVEPLTMTKRRLNLQKNDIYVVEIEERVQNIVDDLVLMNRNALFFQEVDDSLVAKECCRRAYLRGAFLAGGSMNSPETPTYHLEIQTFSERLAESVAKLANGFDLGARTTKNRRGWIVYVKEAERISDFMRVTGATNELFRFEDARIKRDFANSINRVMNCDIANEEKALKAAREQLELIAKIEAFKPQDMPKSLAEIVFLRKKYPESTLVELTYAAEEHFGKMLTKSAINHRFRALKDYLVELEYLREESR, translated from the coding sequence ATGTCGTTCACCGCCGACGTCAAGGCCGAACTGGCCAACGCCCGCGATTCAGCCTGTTGCGCCCGCGCCGAACTGTCGGCGCTTCTGGCCGTGGGCGGCGCGGTCGAACTGCGCCGGACGGGACTCGCCCTGACGTTCCAGACGACCAACAACGCGGTCGTCAGGAAATTTCTGAAACTATTGAAGGAGCGTTACAAGGTCGAGCCGCTGACGATGACGAAAAGGCGTCTGAACCTCCAGAAGAACGACATCTACGTCGTCGAGATCGAGGAGCGGGTCCAGAACATCGTCGACGATCTCGTCCTGATGAACAGAAACGCCCTCTTCTTCCAGGAGGTCGACGATTCACTCGTCGCCAAGGAGTGCTGCCGCAGGGCGTACCTGCGCGGCGCCTTCCTCGCCGGCGGATCGATGAACTCGCCGGAGACGCCGACCTACCATCTCGAGATCCAGACCTTCTCGGAACGGCTGGCGGAGAGCGTCGCGAAGCTCGCGAACGGCTTCGACCTCGGCGCCCGGACCACGAAGAACCGCCGTGGCTGGATCGTCTACGTCAAGGAGGCGGAACGGATCTCCGACTTCATGCGCGTGACGGGGGCGACGAACGAATTGTTCCGCTTCGAGGATGCGCGCATCAAGCGCGATTTCGCGAACTCGATCAACCGCGTCATGAACTGCGACATCGCCAACGAGGAGAAGGCGCTGAAGGCCGCCCGCGAACAGCTCGAACTGATCGCGAAGATCGAGGCCTTCAAGCCGCAGGACATGCCCAAGAGCCTCGCGGAGATCGTCTTCCTGCGCAAGAAGTATCCGGAGTCGACGCTCGTCGAACTCACGTACGCCGCCGAGGAGCATTTCGGGAAGATGCTTACGAAGTCGGCGATCAACCACCGCTTCCGCGCCCTCAAGGACTATCTCGTCGAACTCGAATACCTCCGGGAGGAATCACGATGA
- the lgt gene encoding prolipoprotein diacylglyceryl transferase has protein sequence MTMKQRLIRIAIVLGTILAVLVVASLIDTTPTWKTAEGDYEVVFADYDGTVLKTVSCTAGEACDIVAPAAPDNKENCYFTRWNLWESHWDEIDGDVTIKAVYTLDNRLVVIGDRAVVFYSIFIMTGIMLALAFGLKEAKRTGLDRDALTDGFLWIVPIAILGARLWYVAFEWESFVYGGFFPSLLRILGFQNGTLDFTNFGLSGLAIHGAFVFAAISTIVYCRVRKIDFWKVADLLAVGFVFAQTFGRWGNFLNQEAHGGAIFGYTSGTLTNLQLEAQWTYLRHTLHLPEFIANNMYVVRGLHGLSVEPITGYYHPTFLYELLLNWIGFGIALVLRRLKTVRIGELLPFYLVWYGIVRIFIESMRTDPLTYVIFGVELQAATTTSILMILGAIALDLLIRYRFKTGTYGDVPGAFDFSELKRAKKDL, from the coding sequence ATGACCATGAAGCAGCGCCTGATCCGGATCGCGATCGTTCTCGGTACGATCCTCGCCGTCCTCGTCGTCGCATCCCTGATCGACACGACGCCGACCTGGAAGACCGCCGAAGGCGATTACGAGGTCGTCTTCGCCGACTACGACGGCACCGTCCTCAAGACCGTCTCCTGCACCGCGGGCGAAGCCTGCGACATCGTCGCCCCGGCGGCTCCCGACAACAAGGAGAACTGCTATTTCACCCGCTGGAACCTGTGGGAGAGCCATTGGGACGAGATTGACGGCGACGTCACGATCAAAGCCGTCTATACCCTCGACAACCGCCTGGTCGTGATCGGCGACCGCGCCGTCGTGTTCTATTCCATCTTCATCATGACGGGCATCATGCTCGCGCTCGCGTTCGGCCTCAAGGAGGCGAAGCGGACCGGTCTCGACCGGGACGCGCTGACCGACGGATTCCTCTGGATCGTCCCGATCGCGATTCTGGGAGCGCGCCTCTGGTACGTCGCTTTCGAATGGGAGAGTTTCGTTTACGGCGGCTTCTTCCCGTCCCTTCTGCGGATCCTCGGGTTCCAGAACGGAACCCTCGACTTCACCAACTTCGGTCTTTCGGGACTGGCGATCCACGGGGCCTTCGTCTTCGCGGCGATCTCGACGATCGTCTACTGCAGGGTCCGCAAGATCGATTTCTGGAAGGTCGCCGACCTCCTTGCGGTCGGCTTCGTGTTCGCCCAGACGTTCGGCCGCTGGGGCAACTTCCTCAATCAGGAAGCCCATGGCGGGGCGATCTTCGGCTACACGTCCGGAACCCTCACCAACCTCCAGCTGGAGGCGCAGTGGACCTATCTCAGGCATACGCTCCACCTGCCCGAGTTCATCGCCAACAACATGTACGTCGTCCGGGGCCTCCACGGGCTGTCGGTCGAGCCGATCACCGGCTACTACCATCCCACCTTCCTGTACGAACTGCTTCTGAACTGGATCGGGTTCGGAATCGCCCTGGTCCTCAGGCGTCTGAAGACGGTCCGAATCGGCGAACTGTTGCCGTTCTACCTCGTCTGGTACGGCATCGTGCGCATCTTCATCGAATCGATGCGAACCGACCCGCTGACCTACGTGATCTTCGGAGTCGAACTGCAGGCGGCGACGACGACGTCGATCCTGATGATCCTCGGCGCGATCGCGCTCGATCTCCTGATCCGCTACCGCTTCAAGACCGGAACCTACGGCGACGTTCCGGGCGCATTCGACTTTTCGGAACTGAAACGGGCGAAGAAGGATCTCTGA
- the hprK gene encoding HPr(Ser) kinase/phosphatase: MEQKLTVRDVVGGLKLEVLAGSEGVGRPVTNPSVSKPGLELAGLFDFYESDRIQIIGSKEGTFFHWLNQSDQEIRVRMLFEKQPPAFVFSKNVVVPDLFLRLGEEYAIPVLKSAYKTSSLFSELFNFLQAALAERQTIHGVLLDINGVGVVITGESGVGKSEVALELVRRGYMLVADDIVEVYQKEKGIVIGSSPDLLKKYLEIRGIGIVNVVNLFGVRAYRENKRISMFVNLVKWDAFTDFDRLGLKEDARLVFDTPITSVSIPITEARNTATLVEAAAYDFKAKQLGYHSAKQFDADLNARILENAKKREE, translated from the coding sequence ATGGAACAGAAACTCACCGTCCGCGACGTCGTCGGCGGACTGAAGCTCGAGGTCCTCGCCGGTTCCGAAGGCGTCGGTCGGCCCGTCACGAACCCGTCCGTCTCCAAGCCCGGACTCGAACTCGCCGGTCTGTTCGACTTCTACGAATCGGACCGCATCCAGATCATCGGCTCAAAGGAGGGCACCTTCTTCCACTGGCTGAACCAAAGCGACCAGGAGATCCGCGTCCGGATGCTGTTCGAGAAGCAGCCGCCGGCCTTCGTTTTCTCGAAGAACGTGGTCGTCCCCGATCTGTTCCTCCGCCTCGGCGAGGAATACGCGATCCCGGTCCTGAAGAGCGCGTACAAGACCTCGTCGCTTTTCAGCGAACTCTTCAACTTCCTGCAGGCGGCGCTCGCCGAGCGCCAGACGATCCACGGCGTCCTCCTCGACATCAACGGCGTCGGCGTCGTGATCACCGGCGAATCCGGTGTCGGCAAGTCCGAGGTCGCGCTCGAACTGGTGCGGCGCGGATACATGCTCGTCGCCGACGACATCGTCGAGGTCTACCAGAAGGAGAAGGGGATCGTGATCGGATCCTCCCCCGACCTTCTGAAGAAGTATCTCGAGATCCGCGGCATCGGGATCGTGAACGTCGTCAACCTCTTCGGCGTCCGCGCCTACCGCGAGAACAAGCGCATCTCGATGTTCGTCAACCTCGTCAAGTGGGACGCCTTCACCGACTTCGACCGCCTCGGCCTGAAGGAAGACGCCCGGCTCGTGTTCGACACCCCGATCACGTCGGTGTCGATCCCGATCACCGAAGCCCGCAACACCGCCACGCTCGTCGAGGCGGCCGCCTACGACTTCAAGGCGAAGCAGCTCGGCTACCATTCGGCCAAGCAGTTCGACGCCGACCTGAACGCGCGCATCCTCGAGAACGCGAAGAAACGGGAGGAATGA
- a CDS encoding Tex family protein, which translates to MDYINDALIARVAGDLKVKPDQVKTVLSLLGEGNTVPFIARYRKEATGSLDEEQIRTIEKEYEYGVSLQKRKDDISRLIDEKGLLTDELKAAIAAATKLVDLEDIYRPFKEKKKTKATDAIAKGLEPLAKAIYAFPKDKTPEDLAAPFVNDAVASVADALEGAGYIIAEWISDDAKHRKWIRDFTWNKGTLATKIKKDAKDELQVYRNYYDYSEPMKQVKPHRILAINRAEEEKVVSADVIVEIGDVHLHLEEEIVGGRRSPSVPLVQDAIKDAYKRLIAPAIERELRGEMTEKAEDQAIKLFAENLKALLLQPPMKGKTVLGVDPAYRTGCKYAVVDPFGTFRAKGVVHPHEAYVGQRVNPRQVEEAKKEIKDVVAKYGVDVVAIGNGTASRETEAFIVEVLKELDRPVFYVIVSEAGASVYSAGEIARAEFPDFAVEERSAVSIARRMQDPLSELVKIDPQAIGVGQYQHDVSQAKLSERLDFVVSSAVNEVGVNVNTASASLLQYVSGLNTAVASNIVKHREANGPFSDREALKKVAKLGPKAFQQAVGFLRVPDSGNPLDKTPIHPESYDTALAVLSHLSIDPSMLGTEETKQRIAAADRGKVASELGLNPVTVEDLFDAFASPSRDPRDRYPQPLLKSDLLKLEDLKAGMELQGTVRNVVDFGAFIDCGIKEAGLVHISKMVKRYIKHPLEVVSVGDIVKVWVTNVDLDRHRLQLTMLPPEKGDTFDR; encoded by the coding sequence ATGGATTACATTAACGATGCATTGATCGCGCGCGTCGCCGGCGATCTCAAGGTCAAACCCGACCAGGTGAAGACGGTTCTCTCCCTTCTCGGCGAAGGCAACACCGTCCCGTTCATCGCCCGCTACCGCAAGGAGGCGACCGGTTCGCTCGACGAGGAGCAGATCCGGACGATCGAGAAGGAATACGAATACGGCGTCTCGCTCCAGAAGCGCAAGGACGACATCAGCCGTCTGATCGACGAGAAGGGGCTTCTGACCGACGAACTCAAGGCCGCAATCGCCGCGGCGACGAAGCTCGTCGACCTCGAGGACATCTACCGCCCGTTCAAGGAAAAGAAGAAGACGAAGGCGACCGACGCGATCGCCAAGGGTCTCGAGCCGCTCGCGAAGGCGATCTACGCCTTCCCGAAGGACAAGACCCCCGAGGATCTCGCCGCCCCGTTCGTGAACGATGCCGTGGCTTCGGTCGCGGACGCCCTCGAAGGCGCCGGATACATCATCGCCGAATGGATTTCCGATGACGCGAAGCACCGCAAGTGGATCCGCGACTTCACCTGGAACAAGGGCACCCTCGCGACGAAGATCAAGAAGGACGCCAAGGACGAACTGCAGGTCTACAGGAATTATTACGATTACAGCGAGCCGATGAAGCAGGTCAAGCCGCACCGGATCCTCGCGATCAACCGCGCCGAGGAGGAGAAGGTCGTCTCCGCCGACGTCATCGTCGAGATCGGCGACGTCCACCTCCACCTCGAGGAAGAGATCGTCGGCGGCCGGCGTTCACCGTCCGTCCCGCTTGTGCAGGACGCGATCAAGGACGCCTACAAGCGCCTGATCGCCCCGGCGATCGAAAGAGAACTGCGCGGCGAGATGACCGAGAAGGCCGAGGACCAGGCGATCAAACTCTTCGCCGAGAACCTGAAGGCGCTCCTCCTCCAGCCGCCGATGAAGGGCAAGACCGTCCTCGGCGTCGACCCCGCCTACCGCACCGGATGCAAGTACGCGGTCGTTGACCCGTTCGGCACCTTCAGGGCGAAGGGCGTCGTCCATCCCCACGAAGCCTACGTCGGCCAGCGCGTCAATCCGCGCCAGGTCGAGGAGGCGAAGAAGGAGATCAAGGACGTCGTCGCGAAATACGGCGTCGACGTCGTCGCCATCGGCAACGGCACCGCCTCGCGCGAGACCGAGGCGTTCATCGTCGAGGTTCTGAAGGAACTCGACCGTCCCGTCTTCTACGTGATCGTGAGCGAAGCCGGCGCCTCCGTCTATTCCGCCGGCGAGATCGCCCGTGCCGAATTCCCCGACTTCGCGGTCGAGGAGCGATCCGCCGTCTCGATCGCCCGCCGCATGCAGGACCCGCTTTCCGAACTCGTCAAGATCGACCCCCAGGCGATCGGCGTCGGCCAGTACCAGCACGACGTCTCCCAGGCGAAGCTTTCCGAACGCCTCGACTTTGTCGTCTCCTCGGCCGTGAACGAAGTCGGCGTCAACGTCAACACCGCCTCGGCATCGCTCCTCCAATACGTCTCGGGTCTCAACACCGCCGTCGCCTCGAACATCGTCAAGCACCGCGAGGCGAACGGTCCGTTTTCCGACCGCGAGGCCCTGAAGAAGGTCGCGAAGCTCGGTCCGAAGGCCTTCCAGCAGGCGGTCGGCTTCCTGCGCGTCCCGGATTCCGGGAACCCGCTCGACAAGACCCCGATCCACCCCGAATCCTACGACACCGCGCTCGCGGTCCTTTCGCACCTGTCGATCGATCCGTCGATGCTCGGCACCGAGGAGACGAAGCAACGCATCGCCGCCGCCGACCGCGGGAAGGTCGCGTCCGAACTCGGCCTGAACCCGGTCACCGTCGAAGACCTGTTCGACGCCTTCGCCTCGCCGTCGCGCGACCCGCGCGACCGCTATCCGCAGCCGCTCCTCAAGAGCGACCTCCTCAAACTCGAGGATCTGAAGGCGGGCATGGAACTTCAGGGCACGGTCCGCAACGTCGTCGACTTCGGCGCGTTCATCGACTGCGGGATCAAGGAAGCCGGTCTCGTGCACATCTCGAAGATGGTCAAGCGCTACATCAAGCACCCGCTCGAGGTCGTCTCCGTCGGCGACATCGTCAAGGTCTGGGTGACCAACGTCGACCTCGACCGGCATCGTCTCCAACTGACGATGCTGCCTCCGGAAAAGGGCGACACGTTCGACCGATAG